The DNA segment CAGACGAGCACCAGCACCTAACACTGCAGACCACGATATAGCCATACCCGTACGGCGTCGTTCAAGGGCAAACTGAACAATAAGAATCGCATTCTTGGCAAGAAGTCCGATAAGCATTATCAGTGCGATCTGCATATATATATCATTACTCTTACCAAATAAGTTCGTAAACAGGAATGCACCTGCTAGACCAAATGGAATTGATAAGATAACAGAAAGTGGAAGCAGATAACTTTCATATTGTGCACTCAAGATCAAATATACGAATGTGATACAAAGTACAAATATTATCGCCGTAGAATTACTTGATTCCTGCTCAGAACGGGTAAGACCTGAGAACTCATAAGTATATCCAGTAGGCAGATTTTCCTTTGCTACTTCAGAAATAGCTTTAATGGCATCACCACTAGAATATCCCTCACCTGGAGATGCATTCACATTTATTGATGTGAACAAGTTGAAACGGTCAATCTCCTGCGGTCCATAAACCTTTGTCATTTTTACATACTCATTGATAGGAGCCATTGTACCAGAACCTGTACGAACATAAATATTATTAAGACTCTTTATATCTGTACGCATACTTGGGTCTGCCTGAATATATACACGGAAAAGTTTACCATAAGCATTGAAATTACTTGCATATAATCCTCCGAAATATCCTTGCATTGTTGTAAGAACAGCACTTGGTTGTATTCCACTCTGCTTACATTTAGCGACATCAACATCCATAAGATATTGAGGATAGTTTGAGTTATAAGATGTCATTGCTTTACTTATTTCAGGACGTTTGTTCAATTCTGCTAAGAACTTTTGTGTAACCTTAAAGAATTTATCTACATCTCCACCTGTACGGTCTTGCATTGAGAAAGTCAGACCATTGGTAGCAGAGAATCCTTGTACCATAGGAGGCTGAAAGGCTAAAATTTGAGCGCCTTTAATAGCTGCAGTCTGCTTATAAATCATTCCAAGTACCATACCTGAACCTTCATTATGAATATTCAAATACTTTAAGAAGCCCTCTGACTTGCTACGTTCCTCAAATGATTTAAGTTTTATAACAAATGTACCTTGGTTAGATCCCTGACCAGCAATAAAGTTATAACCTGTGATACGCATACGTCCATTTATAGCAGGATTAGTTGCAAGCATTGAATCAACCTGATCCATAACAGCATTTGTCTTGTTCAAACTTGTGCCCGGAGGTGTAGAAACAGTACAAAATATAGTACCTGTATCCTCATCAGGGACAAGACCAGATTTAGTATTCATAGCCGTAACGCCAAGTATTGCGATACCAATGATCACTGCTATACCTGCTATAACAGGATGCTCTATAATATGTCTGACACCTACTTTATATTTATCTTGAACTTTTGTATACGAGGCATTAAACCCTGCATGGAAACGGTCTACAACACTCATTTTACGTTCAGAGCCATCCTCATTTTTCGGTTTAAGAAGAATTGCACAAAGCGCTGGAGACAATGTTAGTGCGTTTAAAGCGGAAATAACAATTGCTATAGCCATCGTGATACCAAATTCCTTATAGAAAGTACCAGAAGTTCCTCCTATAAATGAAACTGGGATGAATACAGATGCCATAACCAATGTAATTGAAATAATAGCACCAGAAATCTCATTCATAGCATCGATTGATGCCATACGAGCAGACTTATATCCCAAGTCCAACTTGGCATGGACCGCCTCGACGACCACTATCGCATCGTCGACCACTATCGCTATGGCAAGCACTAACGCAGACAACGTCAACAAGTTTAGAGAGAAGCCAAATACATACAAGAAGAAGAACGTTCCTATTAATGAGACAGGTACCGCAACAAGAGGTATAAGCGTAGACCTGAAATCTTGTAAAAATATATAAACAACTATAAATACAAGAACGAATGCTTCAAACAAAGTTTTCACCAAATCGCCAATAGATGCATAAATAAACTCTGTGACATCCTGCATATATTTGATAGACAAACCTGGAGGTAGCATCGCCTTCTGACCATCAAGAACTTTCTTAATATCTTTTGCTATCTGAGTAGCATTCGAACCAGCAGTCTGTGTAACCATCATCATAGTAGTAGGATGACCATCAAGCGTCTGTATTACAGAATAAGAAAGAGCACCCATTTCTACACGAGCAACATCCTTGACGCGTAATGTCTGACCTGTAGCATCGCTACTGATTATCATATTACCAAATTCTTCTGGAGTTTTCAGACGTCCTTTATAACGTATCGTATATTCATACTGATTGTTACTCTGTTCGCCAAACTTACCTGGAGCGGCCTCAACATTCTGACCTGCTAGAGCTGTAGATATATCAGAAGGAATCAGATTATGCTGTTTCATTCTAGCAGGATCGAGCCATAGACGCATTGTATATGTTTTTGTACCAAACGACTGGCACTCACCAACTCCATTAACACGTTTAACAGCCGGTATTATATTTATATTTGCATAATTGGCTATAAATGTATCATCATATTTATTGTTAGGGCTTGTCAATGCAAAAAGCAACACGGTAGATGTCTGTCGTTTTGTTACAGAAACACCAGCTTGCGTTACTTCAGAAGGAAGCAATGCACTTGCCTGAGACACACGGTTTTGAACATTAACCTGTGCCATATCTGCATTCATTCCC comes from the Xylanibacter oryzae DSM 17970 genome and includes:
- a CDS encoding efflux RND transporter permease subunit gives rise to the protein MRLDNFIKRPVLSTVISILIVILGAIGLVSLPIEQYPDIAPPTIMVSASYPGANAQTVLNSVLAPLEEQINGVEGMTYMTSSATNEGTASITVFFKQGMNADMAQVNVQNRVSQASALLPSEVTQAGVSVTKRQTSTVLLFALTSPNNKYDDTFIANYANINIIPAVKRVNGVGECQSFGTKTYTMRLWLDPARMKQHNLIPSDISTALAGQNVEAAPGKFGEQSNNQYEYTIRYKGRLKTPEEFGNMIISSDATGQTLRVKDVARVEMGALSYSVIQTLDGHPTTMMMVTQTAGSNATQIAKDIKKVLDGQKAMLPPGLSIKYMQDVTEFIYASIGDLVKTLFEAFVLVFIVVYIFLQDFRSTLIPLVAVPVSLIGTFFFLYVFGFSLNLLTLSALVLAIAIVVDDAIVVVEAVHAKLDLGYKSARMASIDAMNEISGAIISITLVMASVFIPVSFIGGTSGTFYKEFGITMAIAIVISALNALTLSPALCAILLKPKNEDGSERKMSVVDRFHAGFNASYTKVQDKYKVGVRHIIEHPVIAGIAVIIGIAILGVTAMNTKSGLVPDEDTGTIFCTVSTPPGTSLNKTNAVMDQVDSMLATNPAINGRMRITGYNFIAGQGSNQGTFVIKLKSFEERSKSEGFLKYLNIHNEGSGMVLGMIYKQTAAIKGAQILAFQPPMVQGFSATNGLTFSMQDRTGGDVDKFFKVTQKFLAELNKRPEISKAMTSYNSNYPQYLMDVDVAKCKQSGIQPSAVLTTMQGYFGGLYASNFNAYGKLFRVYIQADPSMRTDIKSLNNIYVRTGSGTMAPINEYVKMTKVYGPQEIDRFNLFTSINVNASPGEGYSSGDAIKAISEVAKENLPTGYTYEFSGLTRSEQESSNSTAIIFVLCITFVYLILSAQYESYLLPLSVILSIPFGLAGAFLFTNLFGKSNDIYMQIALIMLIGLLAKNAILIVQFALERRRTGMAISWSAVLGAGARLRPILMTSLAMIIGLAPMLIPTGVGVNGNQTLGAAAIGGMLIGMLCQIMIVPALFYIFETLQEKVKPIEFEDENTSSVDTELAQYTSPIDIEKND